A genomic stretch from Desulfotignum balticum DSM 7044 includes:
- a CDS encoding dihydrolipoamide acetyltransferase family protein, which yields MYAFKLPDLGEGIQEGELLAWHVNEKDQVKEDDPLCDMETDKAAVTIPCPKTGIIHHLAARVGDMVQVGEVLVEIETAEDEDEPGTDTARDSGGSLSPDQPADDGKSADTGSESADPDRHDRKAGAGRKSAGNAGPVPRAIAAPAVRRLAREMDIDINQVSGTGPGGRVTAEDLAGYDQASDKASHKAPKSSSIPDDDTTQTPGIPFLVSEPLPDFAAQGPVKTVPIRSLRRKTAVKTVTASILVPHVAHMDEADVTELERLRQTYNDHPGNHLTIGGDAGGDLSGPENQAQPDRSKDSEGKKRTDLDAEDRPDKTVHLTLLAFVIKAVSRLLTSYPAFNASVDTDRMEIIYKQFYHIGFAADTPKGLVVPVIRDADRLSPAALGYRIRFLARVAREGTITREDLTGGTFSVTNVGAIGGTHVLPVINYPETAILGLGRVEKKPVVKNEKIVIRQMLPMTLCFDHRVADGAQAARFVKDLKAMLEDPMVFLTHT from the coding sequence ATGTATGCATTCAAACTGCCGGATCTGGGTGAAGGGATTCAGGAAGGAGAACTTCTGGCGTGGCATGTCAATGAAAAAGATCAGGTGAAAGAAGATGACCCGTTGTGCGACATGGAAACCGACAAGGCTGCAGTGACCATCCCTTGTCCGAAAACCGGTATCATTCATCACCTGGCAGCCCGGGTTGGTGATATGGTGCAGGTGGGAGAAGTGCTGGTGGAAATTGAGACGGCAGAGGATGAAGATGAGCCCGGGACAGATACGGCCCGGGACAGTGGCGGGTCCTTGTCACCTGATCAGCCGGCAGATGACGGCAAATCCGCCGACACCGGTTCGGAATCCGCCGATCCGGACCGCCATGACAGGAAAGCCGGTGCCGGTCGCAAAAGCGCCGGAAATGCCGGCCCGGTTCCCCGGGCCATTGCCGCCCCGGCCGTGCGCCGCCTGGCCCGGGAGATGGATATCGACATCAATCAGGTGTCCGGTACCGGGCCGGGCGGCCGCGTGACGGCGGAAGATCTGGCCGGGTATGACCAAGCGTCGGATAAAGCGTCTCACAAGGCACCGAAATCATCATCCATACCTGATGATGACACCACTCAGACACCCGGCATTCCGTTTCTGGTGTCTGAACCGCTCCCGGATTTTGCGGCCCAGGGCCCGGTAAAAACCGTTCCTATCCGGTCCCTTCGCCGGAAAACCGCGGTGAAGACCGTGACGGCTTCCATCCTGGTGCCCCATGTGGCCCATATGGATGAAGCCGATGTCACGGAACTGGAACGACTGCGCCAGACCTATAATGACCATCCCGGAAATCATCTGACCATTGGCGGAGATGCAGGCGGTGATCTATCAGGACCGGAAAATCAGGCACAACCGGACAGATCCAAAGACAGTGAAGGCAAAAAAAGAACAGATCTGGATGCCGAGGACCGGCCGGACAAGACTGTGCACCTGACCCTGCTGGCATTCGTGATCAAGGCGGTCTCCCGGCTGCTCACATCCTATCCGGCGTTTAATGCCAGCGTGGACACGGACCGGATGGAGATCATTTACAAGCAGTTTTATCACATCGGTTTTGCAGCAGACACCCCCAAAGGATTGGTGGTGCCGGTGATCCGGGACGCGGACCGGCTCAGCCCGGCTGCCCTGGGATATCGGATCCGATTTCTGGCCCGGGTCGCCAGGGAGGGGACCATCACCCGGGAAGACCTGACCGGCGGTACTTTTTCCGTGACCAATGTGGGGGCCATCGGCGGCACCCATGTGCTGCCGGTCATCAATTATCCGGAAACCGCCATCCTGGGTCTGGGCCGGGTGGAGAAAAAACCGGTGGTGAAAAATGAGAAGATTGTGATCCGCCAGATGCTGCCCATGACCCTGTGTTTTGACCACCGGGTGGCGGACGGGGCCCAGGCAGCCCGGTTTGTGAAAGATCTTAAAGCCATGCTGGAAGACCCGATGGTATTTTTGACCCATACCTGA
- a CDS encoding alpha-ketoacid dehydrogenase subunit beta: MAKINMITALNTALHEAMTADDSVVILGEDVGVNGGVFRVTDGLYEKYGRQRVIDTPIAESAILGTAVGMAMAGLKPVVEMQFSGFSYLMMHQLEGNASRMRTRSRGRFTVPLVVRMPYGGGVRALEHHSESKEVYWAHTAGVKVVIPSSPANAAVLLAAAINDPDPVVFMEPKRSYRSFKEEVDGPDTDFKIGKAHVKEQGNDVTLISWGAMMRDTLKAVEQVRSQTEFSPEIIDLLTISPMDTDTIVSSVKKTGRCVVVQEAQQSFGPASEIIAVINDQALMYLEAPVKRVTMFDVVMPLFAREQMYLPSVSDISRAIVETLNF, from the coding sequence ATGGCGAAGATTAATATGATCACGGCATTGAATACGGCCCTGCATGAGGCCATGACCGCCGACGACTCCGTGGTGATCCTGGGAGAAGACGTCGGGGTGAACGGCGGGGTGTTCCGGGTCACGGACGGATTGTATGAAAAATACGGCAGACAGCGGGTTATTGATACCCCCATTGCCGAGTCCGCGATTCTGGGAACTGCCGTCGGTATGGCCATGGCCGGGCTCAAACCGGTGGTGGAGATGCAGTTTTCCGGATTTTCCTATCTCATGATGCACCAGCTGGAGGGCAATGCCTCCCGGATGCGTACCCGGTCCCGGGGACGGTTCACAGTACCCCTGGTGGTGAGAATGCCTTATGGCGGCGGGGTCCGGGCTCTGGAGCACCATTCCGAAAGCAAGGAGGTGTACTGGGCCCACACCGCCGGGGTCAAAGTGGTGATCCCTTCTTCCCCGGCCAATGCAGCGGTGCTGCTTGCGGCTGCAATCAACGATCCGGACCCGGTGGTGTTCATGGAGCCCAAGCGTTCCTACCGGTCGTTCAAGGAGGAGGTGGACGGGCCGGACACGGATTTTAAAATCGGAAAAGCCCATGTGAAGGAACAAGGGAACGATGTCACCCTGATCTCCTGGGGGGCCATGATGAGAGACACCCTCAAGGCAGTGGAACAGGTGCGGTCACAGACCGAATTCTCCCCGGAGATCATCGATCTGCTCACCATCTCCCCCATGGATACAGACACCATTGTATCATCCGTGAAAAAGACCGGCCGGTGCGTGGTGGTGCAGGAGGCCCAGCAGTCATTCGGCCCGGCATCAGAGATCATTGCCGTCATCAATGATCAGGCACTGATGTATCTGGAGGCCCCGGTGAAACGGGTGACCATGTTTGATGTGGTGATGCCGCTTTTTGCCAGGGAGCAGATGTATCTGCCCTCGGTGTCCGACATCTCCAGGGCCATTGTGGAAACCTTGAATTTTTGA
- the pdhA gene encoding pyruvate dehydrogenase (acetyl-transferring) E1 component subunit alpha, whose protein sequence is MPLKTIDDFNIQQLHILDETGIVDKDLEPDLSDDDLKKLFQAMTLSRMADARMLNLQRQGRIGTIPVNKGQEAASCAPILALKETDWFVGSYRELGARLMRGETLENSLLLFNGWEEGNVNENNDRTLPISIVLASQLPQAVGLAYASRYMKEKDTVVLTMFGDGATSEGDFHEALNFAAVLNAPVIFLCQNNQYAISTPLKIQTKSSTIAQKAIAYGIPGIQVDGNDALAVYQAVKEAVDRARADEGPTLIEAVTFRMLMHTTADDPSRYRSDDEVAVWEAKDPLIRFKKYLTDKGIWDEKSQERLEADCKQQIDDAVQAFESRKPFAADAPFDYVFGTREPLIEAQREKFLAKLEKEGDHGED, encoded by the coding sequence ATGCCGTTAAAAACGATTGATGATTTCAATATTCAACAGCTGCATATCCTGGATGAAACCGGAATCGTGGACAAAGATCTGGAACCGGATCTGAGTGACGATGACCTGAAAAAACTTTTTCAGGCCATGACCCTGTCCAGAATGGCGGATGCCCGGATGCTCAATCTCCAGCGTCAGGGGAGGATCGGAACCATTCCGGTGAACAAGGGGCAGGAGGCGGCATCCTGTGCACCCATCCTGGCACTCAAGGAAACCGACTGGTTTGTAGGGTCCTACCGGGAACTGGGGGCCCGCCTGATGCGGGGAGAAACCCTGGAAAACTCCCTGCTCCTTTTCAACGGCTGGGAAGAGGGCAATGTCAACGAAAATAATGACCGGACCCTGCCGATATCCATTGTACTGGCATCCCAGCTGCCCCAGGCAGTGGGACTGGCTTACGCCTCCCGGTACATGAAAGAAAAAGACACCGTGGTCCTGACTATGTTCGGAGACGGGGCCACCTCGGAAGGGGATTTTCACGAAGCCTTGAATTTTGCGGCGGTGCTCAACGCACCGGTGATTTTTTTGTGCCAGAACAACCAGTATGCTATTTCCACGCCCTTGAAAATCCAGACAAAATCTTCGACCATTGCCCAGAAAGCCATTGCCTACGGTATCCCCGGCATCCAGGTGGACGGCAACGATGCCCTGGCCGTGTATCAGGCCGTGAAAGAGGCTGTGGATCGTGCCCGGGCCGATGAAGGACCGACCCTGATCGAGGCGGTCACTTTCCGCATGCTCATGCACACCACAGCAGACGATCCTTCCCGGTACCGGTCCGATGATGAAGTGGCGGTCTGGGAGGCCAAAGATCCGCTGATCCGGTTCAAAAAATACCTGACCGACAAGGGCATCTGGGATGAAAAAAGCCAGGAGCGGCTGGAGGCGGACTGCAAACAGCAGATCGATGACGCGGTCCAGGCGTTTGAATCCAGAAAACCGTTTGCAGCAGATGCCCCGTTCGATTACGTGTTTGGCACCCGGGAGCCTTTGATCGAAGCCCAGCGTGAAAAGTTTCTGGCAAAACTGGAAAAGGAGGGGGATCATGGCGAAGATTAA
- a CDS encoding TusE/DsrC/DsvC family sulfur relay protein, with protein sequence MTNKQDLALHLDEEGYLKDFKSWTEEIACALAEKEGVDDECPLSTERMEIIKFMRNYYEKFEAFPILRAVCKNVGQSKDCNYEQFPDPVKAWKIAGLPKPTPEVFAKIRTTG encoded by the coding sequence ATGACAAACAAACAAGATCTTGCATTGCATCTGGATGAGGAAGGTTATCTTAAGGATTTTAAATCCTGGACCGAAGAAATCGCCTGCGCCCTGGCGGAAAAAGAAGGCGTGGATGATGAATGCCCATTGAGCACCGAACGGATGGAGATTATTAAGTTCATGAGAAATTATTATGAAAAGTTCGAGGCGTTTCCTATTCTCCGGGCCGTGTGCAAAAATGTGGGGCAGTCAAAGGATTGTAATTATGAACAGTTTCCTGATCCGGTCAAGGCCTGGAAGATCGCCGGACTTCCAAAGCCCACGCCTGAGGTGTTTGCAAAGATCCGGACCACGGGATAA
- a CDS encoding DUF3375 domain-containing protein, whose product MKRTRIFRPQSPDPMNVDYDTLQALRKTHPAWKLLVADHSPLIAAFLHNTFIVPNQRRLSRADLASALEDLLFTLRETQGKDAFPRSAQAYLDDWAGEDKGWLRKFYPQGSDEVHYDLMPAAEKALSWLESLIQRPFVGTESRLMTIFDLLRQMVEGTEKDVQVRIQELEKRKAAIENELAQVRSGRVDILDDTAVRDRFLQVSQTARELLGDFREVEYNFRRLDRKIREQITLWEGSKAQLLEDFFGERDLIAESDQGKSFTAFWDLLMSPARQEELTGMLEKVFDLAAVKELSPDRRLKRVHYDWLSAGEHTQRTVAKLSGQLRRYLDDQAFLENKRIMQVIQQIETRAVRLRDQMPQGSIMTMDEASPDILLSMERPMYKIPVKPKITDTVTLGDGSNIPADMLHDIVFVDRLKLKQRIRTALQTRDQVTLAQILSDHPLEKGLAELVTYLALAAEDDNAWFDDALTHRAVWTDAGGIRRQATFNAVIFSR is encoded by the coding sequence ATGAAGCGGACGCGGATTTTCCGGCCGCAGTCACCTGATCCCATGAATGTCGACTATGACACACTCCAGGCCTTAAGAAAGACCCATCCGGCCTGGAAGCTGCTGGTGGCGGATCACAGCCCGCTCATTGCCGCATTTTTGCACAACACCTTTATTGTGCCCAACCAGCGGCGGCTCAGCCGGGCAGACCTGGCCTCGGCCCTGGAGGACCTGCTGTTTACCCTGCGGGAAACCCAGGGTAAGGATGCCTTTCCCCGGTCGGCCCAGGCCTATCTGGATGACTGGGCCGGCGAGGACAAGGGGTGGCTGAGAAAATTCTATCCACAGGGGTCTGATGAGGTGCATTATGATCTGATGCCGGCAGCGGAAAAAGCCCTGTCCTGGCTGGAAAGCCTGATCCAGCGGCCCTTTGTGGGCACGGAATCGCGCCTGATGACCATTTTTGATCTGCTGCGCCAGATGGTGGAAGGCACGGAAAAAGATGTGCAGGTGCGGATTCAGGAGCTGGAAAAAAGAAAGGCTGCCATTGAAAACGAGCTGGCCCAGGTAAGGTCGGGCCGTGTGGACATACTGGATGACACGGCTGTCCGGGACCGGTTCCTCCAGGTGAGCCAGACCGCCCGGGAACTGCTGGGGGATTTCCGGGAAGTGGAGTACAATTTTAGGCGCCTGGACCGGAAGATCCGGGAACAGATCACCCTGTGGGAAGGGAGCAAGGCGCAACTTCTGGAAGATTTTTTCGGGGAGCGGGACCTGATCGCCGAATCCGATCAGGGAAAAAGCTTTACCGCGTTCTGGGACCTGCTCATGTCCCCGGCCCGGCAGGAGGAGCTCACCGGGATGCTGGAAAAGGTGTTTGACCTGGCAGCGGTCAAAGAGCTGTCCCCGGACCGGCGCCTCAAGCGGGTGCATTATGACTGGCTGTCCGCCGGAGAACATACCCAGCGCACCGTGGCCAAGCTGTCCGGGCAATTGCGGCGGTACCTGGATGACCAGGCGTTTCTGGAAAACAAGCGCATCATGCAGGTGATCCAGCAGATCGAGACCCGGGCGGTCCGACTCAGGGACCAGATGCCACAAGGCAGCATCATGACCATGGACGAAGCATCTCCAGACATTCTTCTGAGCATGGAACGGCCTATGTACAAAATCCCGGTCAAGCCCAAAATCACGGACACGGTCACGCTGGGGGACGGTTCAAACATCCCCGCAGACATGCTGCATGACATCGTATTCGTGGACCGACTGAAGCTCAAACAACGGATCCGCACCGCCCTGCAGACCCGAGACCAGGTCACCCTGGCACAGATCCTTTCCGACCATCCCCTGGAAAAGGGCCTGGCTGAACTGGTCACTTACCTGGCCCTGGCGGCCGAGGATGACAATGCCTGGTTTGACGATGCTTTGACCCACAGGGCCGTGTGGACCGATGCCGGCGGCATCCGCCGTCAGGCCACTTTCAACGCCGTGATTTTCAGCAGATGA